The genomic segment ACATGAAGAATCCCTTCTCTGGGAGACACTGAATGTGGCTTTCTGAATATAGCGTTATTCGACGTCTGGTACTGCTGGATGTCTTCTTGCTCAAGTAACTTGTGGGTGGAGCACAGTTTCGTGGTTGAGTAGAGCGAGCTGACAGACTGAATGTTTTTCACCGGAGGGCAGAGCGCGGAGACTTTGACAATCGTGAGCGACGTCGCGAGTAGAACAGAAATTGGAGAATCATTGGTAGCAGCCAGTGTGTTCAGTTCGTCTTGGACTTCCGTATACCAGGACGCAAAGCAATTCTTCCTACAATGCTCGTATGACTACTTTTTCCATTCGGGACGCCGGGGTAGTTTCGTGCTACGATAAAGGTTTGATGCCATCCTTTTCGAATGCTTAAACGACGCTGCGTACGAGCACGTCTGCTTTAATACATAGTCGGAAATCGTTTCCTCAGGAAGTGCATCAGAGATTCGAACTTTGATTCTCCGAGTAGTGAAAAGTCAACAGCTGACTTCTGTACGCATGGCACCCTTCTCGTGTCTGCGACTAACAAATGCATCGAGTTTGCCGAcggcgtttttctgcagTCGATGAAAGGTCTGGTGTTCACCAAAACTCTATCACCATATTCGTGCAGAGCGACCTTCGAGAGCCAGTCTTTGATTCTAGAGAAGGTTTGCATCTCTATCTTCGTTATCCAGTTTGAGCATATCACCTCGTTGAACACGAGGCGCTTCTGCGCACTATAATAGGGGTGGCTGGTACACAAGTTTAAACGTTAGCCAAGGAGGCATAAAGTTCTGGGGAATCGACCTCCGTCACAGGTAATCCTGTTCATAACTCTTTGCGATATGGATACCGGCAGGGAGCGAGCTGTTTAAAGCGTCAGTCAAGTAcgtctgaaaaaaaaaactcTGCAAAATTCGGTAGTCGCTGACACGATGAGTGTGCCATGAGTGCGGGACTCCGCTGTTGACTCTTGTTGTCTCTTACAGGCAAATCAGCTTTGGTGGAGGAATTCCCGTGCATTGCTTTGATCATGCTTTTCTAGTGTGTGATGGACAATGCCTGTTATGATGAGTAAGCACAGAGCGCCTGTCGGCAAACACAAGCGGCCAGATGCGCCATTCCGCCTATCGAGTTGAGCTCCAAAAGTTTAGGAGACAGCCGAGCTGCTCAGAACTTTCAAGAAAAAAATTTAAACCAAAACAGGTTCATTTACATCAGTCCACAACAACGGACAGCCTGTTCTCGTTCCGCAAAGCCTTCGTTCTTAACGAAGTTCATTCTCCTCATGTCTTCCTTCGATGTGAAGACCGCAGTCAAGAAGAAAACCGTGTCGAAATGATTTTCCTGGTTGGCGTCATTCGGATTCTTCGCGCGTTTTGCTCTATCAAACAATCAAGTGGCTTTTCCGACAAAGGGAATACAAGTGAGACGGGAGAAGGGAACCAgcaaggaggaagacagcgggAAAAACCAGGAACAAAGACATGAGAAACACGTTTTTTCTGCGCAAGCCCACTGTTTCAATCTCCATCTCCATGTTCCGGTTTGTAAAGCCTGTAGGAGGCAGCCATGCGGTAGGAACTggtgaagaagatgaagcagggcgacagggagaaagaggaacagcCGCAGCAATGATGAAGTGGCAGCGCAGTCTCTGAACTTCTAACTAGGAGGACACCCCGTATGCACGAATCAAGTTCTGTGGTTTTTTCCTCAAGTTTATCTCACACAGTCCTTTCCACCACTGCACGCCAAAAAGAAAGCTTTCTTTCAACCTCGattgcctctgcttctcctctcttcactcTGTTTCCCCTCCCGCGTCTTTCCCCCACTTCCACTCGGTCTAATTTACACTCATTCTTCGTCCCTACATCCCAATTTCCTGGTACCACAGCTGGCTACATTCCAGCAAACAACTAGAACAAAGAATTGCGTAGTGCCGAAATATGCCAGCCGTCGTCTTGAGCAATCGCGTGCAACGACGCCACGTTCACGAAAAACAAACATTTTATTTGCATCGGGTCCATCCAAAACGGTGGAAAATACCCTCGTCGGCTATGACCAGGTTGCGCAGCATTAGTATCCACCCAAAAGGCACATTCAGCCCTTCGAAATGGCGGCTCTGACAGCAATCGTGCTTCGAGTGTGTGAGGCTTTGACGGCTGCTCAGCCATGGATAAAAGCGTGATTCATTTAAGTCACTAGAGCAGGAAACAATTTCTTCAAACTCTCTTTGAAAAACCTGTTGCGAGCAAAGCTCGACTGTGTCGCTCGCATATCCGACCATACGCGTTCTTTGAGCAACACTAGAAATATACGATTGCACAAGGCTTCTGACTGCTGCCAGacgctttgtctctctgtggagTTGGATCCCGCTTGTTTCCGAGTACGAACCTGCTCGTGGTTTTCTGTGGTCCCCTTTTCTGGCAACCTCTCGGTACCCTGTTGTCGAACAAACGCTGCGTTCCACCCTTAGGCGCGGCTCCTAGCGTCAGTGTCAGGCTCAGGTGAAAGATCTCCTCCGGCGTTCGTGTTGCTGGCTGTTACGGTAATCAAACAGACCGGCAGGTGCTGTGGCGCGCCCCCTGTACGAAGACTAGTAGAGTGCTTTCGCGAAGCTGGGCAACTCCTGCGCAAGAGGTAGCGGGAATTACGCGGATAGTTTTTATTCGACTGAAGCGTCATGACAAAAGTAAACGGTATCTCCCTTTTGAAGTGGGTTTCGTTACCGATCTGCAACTTTGCCAGACATTTTGCCTGTCGCAGGGTCACTCCGTAGATCGGCCTGTGGTTGTTCCTTCGCGCGTTCTGCGTCCTTTCGCTTGAAAGCGGAAAACGCGGCGGAACCTGAGAGAGTGAGCAGCACTCCCGCAAGCGCTTGCGGACTCGCCTTTTCGCGTAGAACGATAAAACCTAGACATGTCTGCACGCAAGCTTTGACGTAACCCAGAATGTTGAAAGTGAGCGGGGAGGTAAGGCCCACGATCCAGAACGACGAGAGGGTCAGAAAGAGAGCTGCGACACCTGCCACGgcaacagaaacagaaaagcaagGCGCCAGGGactgaaaagaagacagcgacaaAAAGGCGAACTTCGGCCTTCAGACGAGCCGTGAGCACTACCGCAACACTGCTGAAAGATGCACAACGTCCCGCAGGAGGAAACAAGCCCCTTTTCACGTTTGAGGGTGCGTCTTGTGTAGCGAAATTCGCGAGTCGACGTGAGAGTTCTGGTGTCTACTCTCCTCACGCGTAACGACTCGAATGatccctctgtttcttcccgTTTCCTTTCCCCCTCCCAGTGCAGACAAAGGAAACTGCGTGCTGCACCTGCAGATGCCTTTGTGCAGATAGAGGTGTCTCTACCGTCCTTCGAAGTGTGCATCGAGTCTGTCAACAACCCTTCAACTCTGTCGCACCGTCCATGCAAGGCGCTCCTCTAGCGGCTTTTACGCGTTCTTTATCCAGCGCATGCGTGAGCGGGGCATGCTTTCTTTTCACTGCTTACCTGAAGCCACTATGAGTAGGAAAATCCAGAAAGGACTCTGGAAGAAGCCACGGTGTCCGTGTGCGACGAGAGCCTCCAGTGACCCGGCAACATCGGATCGCGCAGGCGACAAACTGCTCTCCGATGCACTGTTCAGTGCTGCCAATGACGGCAGCGCATGTTTGTTCTCCGCCtctgagaaaaagaagcgagtGAGGTCGGCACATTCGCCCGTGACCCAGATGAGCgggggaaacagaaacgcggCGTTCACCATGTTGTAGAACATGACGGCGGCGTGGGCGCCGCCCAAGTTGTCGAGAGTCTTCCGGATGTGAACCGTGTACACAGCTtgaaacaaagaagagacagcgccCGTGAACGCCCCCGCGAGGGACAGAGTGGAGGCGTCCAGAGACCCGACCAGAAAGCCTAGGCAGACGACACCGCAGGAGAGGGCAGCCTCGAGGGAAACGCGGATGTCGAGAATAAGCCTTTGCAGGACCATGTTGAAGAGGAGAGTGAGTGACCTCGCCACCTGGTAGGTCGATACCTGCACGTGTTTCAGGCAGGTGTTGGAGAAGCCGACCatgcagacgaaggcgagggagagcgGCAGCACTCGGTACAGAGTCCGCGCGTCTGCGGAGGTCGGAGggaagaaagtcgagagacTCGCAGCCGCTGGACTTCTCAGAGAAGATGTGAGCGTgcggcggagaaagagactcgGCTGACGCGCGAGGCAGCGGGACGATGCCGGCGCTTCCGGCCTCGTCTCAGTCGCAGAACGACTTGCGCGCCCCACTGCAGACAGCAGCAGGTATGCGGCAACGCCCACGACTTCCTGTAGCCATGAGAGAGTCAAGGGAAAGGGAAACAAGTCCGAGAGAAGCCGGCGGTTCAGGAAAACGGTGGCGAGTGACGCGGCGGTGTAGACGACGCAAGCGCCGACGCACGTGAAAGTTTTCGGGGTGATCTGGGGGAAAAGCGGCGGCCAGAATCTCCAGGAAACGCGACTCGAACGCATGCTGGACGGACACTTTGCCTCCGACCGGCAGTTTGAcgccgcagaagcagaagacgagacccCCCCGTCTTCGCGAACTGAGACGTGGCGCCTCATCGCTGTCGCGACGATGAGTtaaaggaaagagaaaccggTACGAAAACCGGTGTGCAGGTCTCGAGGAAGACACTCTCTTCAAGCGAAACACTCTCGTTACACCACGACAGACTTCAGGTCACAGCCGTTCTTATTTAGATGCAAGGTACGCGGGTGCCCCGATGGCATACGCCCCCGGGATGTCAAGAAAAACTGCCTCAGAGTTGCAAACAGAGCAGACCTGACCAGAAAAGGGAAGGTGTGATGATGATGCTGCTTGAAAAAACACGAAAATGCGGAAAAAGAGTCGGTGTGTTGAGTCTGCGTCCAGTGTAAACTCTTTCCTAGCGCCGCTTCATCGCGCCTGCATTGGGAGAGAGTAGGAAAGCGTGGCGAACTGTGCCCTAAGAGAAAGACCTCAGGGATGGCAAGAAGACAAGAGGCTGCCGAATCCTTTTCGCAGTCTTGTTACCTCTGATTCCAGACGAGCTCACGCTCTTCGAAATTTTTTTCTCGACCTGTGAAACGCGTACTTGTGCTTCGTGCGTCGAGACCGACGCGACCCTGCCTTACCTCAGCCTACAGCTTCTCCAGGCGCATGCGCGTGCACATCTGGAAAGGGGTCGCCAGCGGCGCCTTCACTGCCACATTCGCCACGGAAAAGTCTCTTAAAATGAAACCAtgagggaagagaaactgtACGCTGCAGGCCTTGGAAACCTCTTCATCACTGAAGACACGACAAGCGGTTTTAACGATTACAACGCCGCCCTGTGCTACAGACGTGCGCCGTATTGAGTACTGGTGGCTCCTCGATTGTGGCCGCGTGAATATTGATGAAAGGGAAGCTCATAATGCCGTTTGGTTTGCAGAACCGAGAAAAGATGTTCTTTTCAGTTTGAGTAAAGAGCTGCCACAACAGGGAAGGAAACCACTGTCTTTCGACCCACAGATATAGCGAGGGACTTGATTACATCAGAAAAACGCTGCTGGCCATGGAACTGCATTTCGACAGCAAGACATAGTAAAACGTACTACCTCAGAGCATAAGAAACTTTCCtatgcatgcagctcgaATGTTTCTGTACGATGCACGCAGATCAGTTTCAAAGATCCTCATCATCCTGACACAAGGACGGCGGTTCCTTTACGGCGTGCAATACTTCAAGACTAGATTGGCCGATATAGACAACATGAAAGATAAATCAGATTCGCCATGAGGACAAGCTCCCTATACCCTGTACAACATGACGCTTCCTGATGAAGCAGTGCATTTGCAAAGCAACGTTAAGCGAACTGTTGGCATCGAATTTTGACTAAACTGCGTGACGATTCGTTCTCCAGAGCTTCGCTTCTACGTCGAGTTTTGAACCCCAGAAAAACCTAAGACTATCGCAGAGGAGTGTGTCACTGTGTCTTGAAGCAGTCCTGAAAACGAAACCAAACGTGC from the Toxoplasma gondii ME49 chromosome IX, whole genome shotgun sequence genome contains:
- a CDS encoding hypothetical protein (encoded by transcript TGME49_267730~Predicted trans-membrane domain (TMHMM2.0):54-74:88-108:215-238:242-265:276-299:359-382:388-411:415-435), translating into MRRHVSVREDGGVSSSASAASNCRSEAKCPSSMRSSRVSWRFWPPLFPQITPKTFTCVGACVVYTAASLATVFLNRRLLSDLFPFPLTLSWLQEVVGVAAYLLLSAVGRASRSATETRPEAPASSRCLARQPSLFLRRTLTSSLRSPAAASLSTFFPPTSADARTLYRVLPLSLAFVCMVGFSNTCLKHVQVSTYQVARSLTLLFNMVLQRLILDIRVSLEAALSCGVVCLGFLVGSLDASTLSLAGAFTGAVSSLFQAVYTVHIRKTLDNLGGAHAAVMFYNMVNAAFLFPPLIWVTGECADLTRFFFSEAENKHALPSLAALNSASESSLSPARSDVAGSLEALVAHGHRGFFQSPFWIFLLIVASGVAALFLTLSSFWIVGLTSPLTFNILGYVKACVQTCLGFIVLREKASPQALAGVLLTLSGSAAFSAFKRKDAERAKEQPQADLRSDPATGKMSGKVADR